Genomic window (Chryseobacterium bernardetii):
CAAGTTTGAGGATATCATCCTGTTCCATTTTTTTTACAGCACGAATAACCGTCTCAACCCGCAAACCGGTTAAGTTTGCAATCTGCTGTCTTGTTAAAGGAACTTCATAAGTGTAACGTTCCTGTTGATGCGCACATTCTTTAAGATAGTCCATTAAAGATCTTATTTTTGTGCTGGGTTCAGATGCTGAATTATTGAAAAGCATCACATACTTATAGAATAGCCTGTCTGAAAGATTCTCAAGTATCCGGAGCATAACATCACGATTTTCACAGACTAATCTAAGGAAGTTCGCTTTTGAGAGTTTCAGTACGGTACAATCTGTTTTTGCGACAGCGTTCATGGGATATTTCTTTTCACTGAATAGCAGCGATTCTCCAATGCTCTGCCCCTCCCTGAGTATGTTCAATGTAAATTCCTTTCCATCCTCATGGTAATTATTCAGTTCAACTGTACCCTTCACAATCTGGAAGTAAAAATGGGGAGTATCACCTGTTTGAAAGATAATTTCTTTTGCCGGATAATCTTCATAAACAGCTCCATTTTCGAGTAAAAGATTCTCATCGATGATCATACTTTATTATTTTTGATATGGTTGACAATGAAAATTCTTAGTAAAAATTGGTGTTTTTTGGAATACAAAATTCAGACCATTCAAATCACAGCAACATCATCATAAAGCACTGTTAATAAAGCCAAAATCTCTCCAGGTATAAATAATTCCCAGCAAACAATCAGTAATATAATGACAACGAATGCCACTTGCAGCAGTTTGAAAATAACTGTCTTCGCTTTTAATTGCCAAAATTTACAAAGTGAGGTACCTCTGTTGCAAAGCTGTTCATTGGAAGAAGGTTATTCCTGTTGCTGTTAAAATCAAAAACTGAATTATTATCAAAAGGAACACGGGGATAATAGGTAAAGGAAACCTGAATCCTGTTGAATACCAAAAACGGATTATTAATTAAGACCCCTACTCCTATTTTAGTATTTGCACGGGTACCCAACAGCTTTTCATTAGGCATACCCAACCAGCCTACAGCCATTGTTAAATAGGGACTAAAGTGGAAATTCTTCCATGTCTTGTTAATGAACATCTGCAGCTGGTATCTTAACACCATTTTTTTTGTTCCAATATAATCTGCGTTATAAACAGGGAACTCATCCGGCGATGAAAGGTTAATCCTGTCTTTATAAGAATAATTATGCTGTGGATTTCCCAAAGCTAAAGTGGGAGAAAAGAAGTGTCTTACCTTTGCAAATTTCCAGTCCATTAGATTGGTAAAATAGGTTCCGTCTATACGGAAAGATTCCCGGTTCTGGGTATCTTCATTAAAAAACCTTCCAAATTGTGCTTTTAAAGTGAAGTATCCTAATTTTGTAAAGCTTCCATAAGATGCAGAAACGCCCATATAAGGATTCACTTCTTTATTTCGTGATAAACCACCTGCAATAAGATTCACAGAGTTTCCATAAGCAATATCTTCCGGCAAATCGTATTGGAAAATATTTTTCTGAACAGAAAACCGCCTGTTGATAAGCCCTATAGACATCAGAAAACTGTTGTAAGAACTAAAGTACTTATACTTATCAATTCCAGGGCTGTCTTTATACTGGTAATTTTGGAATCTTCCTATAACAGCAATATTGCTGGTTACTTTTTCACCGGGATCTGATGAAACCGGAATCTGGTAACCACCCCATAAATCCTGACTGTATACTTTGATCTGAACCTGCGGAAATGTGTTGTCCGTTTCTACCGGAAGTAAAACATTCCGCATAAAATACTCAAAAGTAAAACCACCTGCCCATTTGGTTAAAGGGGAAAAGAAATCTCTTCTGAAATTGAAATTGATTCTTTCGTTTCTCTGAAAATCACGTTCTCCCAGTATCTGGGCACTGATATAAGATCCAAAAAGATTATAGGTAGTATAACTTCCTAAAACGTAGTCCTGTTTTTCTTTGGAATCATTTCTGTAAAGGAAATCCAATGTATGACCTAATCCTAAAACGTTTTCTTCTGTAACGCCAAGGCCTATCTTACTTCCCGAATAACTGACTCTTGGCTTTAAGCTCCAGGAATCAAGAACTTTTACCACTACATCAATAGAATCTTTGCTGGAATTATCATCGGAAACACTGATATTTACCCTGTTTATAAATGGCATCGTTCTCAGCAAACGTTCAGATTCATAGAGTTTCTGGGCATTATATTCTTCTCCTTCTTTAAAAAGCAGATAGTTATTGACAGTGGAAATTCTTGTAGTGGAATGAAGATGGTCTGCAAACCAGTCATACCATTTTAACTGTTCTTTCGGGTCCTTGGAATCATACCCAAAAGGGTCAATGGCTTCGATCCTGATGTTCCGGATATATCTTTTATTATAGGCTTCCTGTGGCAGTTTTTCAGTTCTTGATTTAACTGAAGCTGAATCTGCTTCCCTACGGAATATAAAACGGTGAAGAAATTTAGTGACTTTTCTTTTATCTGAAAATTCTTCTATTTTGTAATAAAGCGAATCTTTCTTTTCCTGCGCATTTAAAAAGAAAAAACCACTTAAAAAGAAAATTAAAGTTACAATAGATCTTATCATTAGTCATCAGAATTCAATACAGTCTGTTGTATCAATTTACAAGCCAACAAACCTCCAGGGATAATATATTTTAAAGATACAGTTTTTGAATGAAAAGCCCAACTGCAATAAACAGCAGGCAGCATCACAAGAGGTTTAGCAAATCAAAAGCAGGCGATATTCTCCTTCATTTTCAGCAGGAGCTCTATGCACACAAGGTAATACTTTTTGTGAAGGATGATCTACTGCGAGCCGCCAAAGGTGTCCTAATCCCAGATTGACTGGTTTTGCATGGGGTTTAGCCTGATAATGCAGATCAAAGAAATATTCTTTCAGAAAATCTTCAAATTCCTCTTCAGGCCCAGCGTGTAATTCTTTAAGTTTTTGCCGGATTTCCGGAACCTGTATTTTTTGTACAGCCTCATCATTGCGTAATATATCACTTGCGGCACCATAATAGGTACATAAAAAAGTATCTGTTCCGATAGGTGAACGATCTACATGATAGGAATAAACGTCCGTTGAAATGAAATCGAACTCTTCATCCCGCTCATAGTTTTTCAGCAGATTGAGAGAAGGTAACGCTCCGAAATCCGTTAACAGCTGTAAATCATTCAGGATTATTTCTCTTGCAATATTCCCTTTTTCCGATAGCTGCAATTCTAAAAGATCTTCAGCAGAAATTTCTGTAATATTCTCTTTCAACTGGAGTTTGGAAACAATTTCCTTGAAATCTCCATCTAAATTCCTATGCCAGCACATGGCATTGATATTACCTTGAAAATGGGTATTGATAAGTTCATAAAATGTAGAAACTATCCTTATCTGATCGTTATCGGAAAATGTATCGTTCATATTTTAGAATAACCGCTTAGTTGTTATTCTCCGCAAAAATAAGGAATAGCCGGAAGATCATATTAAAATAGCCATGCGTTTTGCATGGCTATTCTGTTTTTAGATTATTTTACAGTATTATTGGCTTTCTCCGATTCTTTTAAATGATGTTCGAGAGTTGGCAAAGTCTTAGCAGCAAAGGATTTTAAAGAAGATTCTGTACCTTTTGAAGCTTCTTTTTTAAATTCTTCAATATCTTCCTTATGGTCTTTAACCATCAGATCGGCATAAGCCTTGTCAAAATCTGCTCCTTTTTTGGTCTTCAGTTCATCATATTTTTTCTGTTTTTCAGCATCCAGACTCGATGGCAAAGTATAATTTAAATCTGAGGCGATCTTCTTGAGTTCATCGTTAGCTTTGGAATGATCTGTAACCATCATCGCTCCCAGAGATTTTACTGCCGGATTGGAGGCATTGGTTTCAGCAAGCTTTCCCATCATAACTTCCATCTGCCCGCCTGTTGCAGCTGCGTTTGCAAATTTTTTATCCTGATCTGAAAGTAAATGATCTGCACTCTGCTTATTAGGTATATTAGCAGAGTCGTTAATGACAGTACCTGATTCAACAGGTGCGGCTGTTTCAGTACTTACGGCAGACGTGTCTGTCTGCGGTGCTTCATTTTTTTTGCAGGCTACAAAGGCTGTTGCTGCAAAAAGTGTTACAACAATTTTTTTCATAATAATAAATTTAAATGGTGACAAATAACAAGTTCATTAGAACTTTAATATTGTATGCAACAACTAATTTGCCAAAAATCAAATTCTGAAAATATAAGCCTGCTTAAAACATAAAAACAACTCCCTGATTATCAAACCAATCAACTATTCCTTCAGTACTTATTAATCTTTAAAAACAAGATATAGTTTGTTATACAGTTTACAAAAAATGTTTAGCCTTCTTCCCTTTTGCTGCGTTTTCTGCTATTTCATCAATACGCTTTTTCCGGGTTTCCGGCCGTTTGGCAAGAACAATCCACTGCAGCATCATTTTTTTCATTGATTTGCTTAAGCTTTGAAAATATTCTTCTGATCCCGGATTATTTTTAAAAGCTTCGCTCAGATCTTCCGGGACTACCAGATCTTCAACAGCATCCAAAATTCCCCATGAACCGTTTTCCTTTGCAATTTTTATACATTCATAGCCTGCTTCTTTCATCAGTTTACCCTCTATAAGTTTCTGTACCTTTTCTTTATTAATCCTGGACCATGTACTGTTGGGTTTACGTCTGCTGAATAGCTGTCTGAAAGATTTTTCATCAATAGTTTTTCTCGTACTGTCTATCCAGCCGAAACAAAGGGTTTCTTCAACCAGCTCACTCCAATCTACAAAGGGCAAGCCGGATTTTTTCGTATTACAAATAACCCATACCGATTGTTTGGATTGATGAAAATCACCCAGCCATTGCCGCCATTCTACTCTTGTATTGATATAGATCTCCGGTCTTTTATTGGTATTTTCCATTGCCATTCTGTTTGGAATTAAACTGTTCGCATACACGAAAATACAGAATATCTGACAGTTAACCACCAGCAATTATAAAATCTGCCATTCTATTATTGTTATTGATATCACTTTTATGGTTTCCCGTAAAGCACGCAATAAAAAAGAAACGTAAATTTGGGTTCTCAATTACAGAATTAAGTAAGTCCGGTTTGGACCTGATCTTCTTTTTTAAAGAAAGGAATACCGGAAATATTTTAAATACTATTTAAGAACATCAAACGTGTATTATAAGGAAAGGAAAAAATATTATTTTAAAATTGATACTGAAAACAGTGAAGGAGTTGAAGTATTTGTAGGACAAAATGCAGGTAATCAATTAAATAATGATATTCTGAATGCAAAAGCTGAAGTTCTCATCATCTCTCCTTATATTGATGAGATAAAGCTGGATGATCTTCTGATGCTGAAAAACAGGAATATCAGTGTGAGACTGGCCTTCAGTGATCTCCGCCCCGAACAGTATGGAAGCATATTACGAAAGCTCATCCATCAGAACCGGGTAACAGATATAAAGAAAAAAGAGAAAAGAGAAAGTCTGAAAAACC
Coding sequences:
- a CDS encoding DUF4142 domain-containing protein, producing MKKIVVTLFAATAFVACKKNEAPQTDTSAVSTETAAPVESGTVINDSANIPNKQSADHLLSDQDKKFANAAATGGQMEVMMGKLAETNASNPAVKSLGAMMVTDHSKANDELKKIASDLNYTLPSSLDAEKQKKYDELKTKKGADFDKAYADLMVKDHKEDIEEFKKEASKGTESSLKSFAAKTLPTLEHHLKESEKANNTVK
- a CDS encoding YdeI/OmpD-associated family protein is translated as MENTNKRPEIYINTRVEWRQWLGDFHQSKQSVWVICNTKKSGLPFVDWSELVEETLCFGWIDSTRKTIDEKSFRQLFSRRKPNSTWSRINKEKVQKLIEGKLMKEAGYECIKIAKENGSWGILDAVEDLVVPEDLSEAFKNNPGSEEYFQSLSKSMKKMMLQWIVLAKRPETRKKRIDEIAENAAKGKKAKHFL
- a CDS encoding DUF1826 domain-containing protein, with protein sequence MNDTFSDNDQIRIVSTFYELINTHFQGNINAMCWHRNLDGDFKEIVSKLQLKENITEISAEDLLELQLSEKGNIAREIILNDLQLLTDFGALPSLNLLKNYERDEEFDFISTDVYSYHVDRSPIGTDTFLCTYYGAASDILRNDEAVQKIQVPEIRQKLKELHAGPEEEFEDFLKEYFFDLHYQAKPHAKPVNLGLGHLWRLAVDHPSQKVLPCVHRAPAENEGEYRLLLIC
- a CDS encoding Crp/Fnr family transcriptional regulator; its protein translation is MIIDENLLLENGAVYEDYPAKEIIFQTGDTPHFYFQIVKGTVELNNYHEDGKEFTLNILREGQSIGESLLFSEKKYPMNAVAKTDCTVLKLSKANFLRLVCENRDVMLRILENLSDRLFYKYVMLFNNSASEPSTKIRSLMDYLKECAHQQERYTYEVPLTRQQIANLTGLRVETVIRAVKKMEQDDILKLEGRQIMY
- a CDS encoding BamA/TamA family outer membrane protein produces the protein MIRSIVTLIFFLSGFFFLNAQEKKDSLYYKIEEFSDKRKVTKFLHRFIFRREADSASVKSRTEKLPQEAYNKRYIRNIRIEAIDPFGYDSKDPKEQLKWYDWFADHLHSTTRISTVNNYLLFKEGEEYNAQKLYESERLLRTMPFINRVNISVSDDNSSKDSIDVVVKVLDSWSLKPRVSYSGSKIGLGVTEENVLGLGHTLDFLYRNDSKEKQDYVLGSYTTYNLFGSYISAQILGERDFQRNERINFNFRRDFFSPLTKWAGGFTFEYFMRNVLLPVETDNTFPQVQIKVYSQDLWGGYQIPVSSDPGEKVTSNIAVIGRFQNYQYKDSPGIDKYKYFSSYNSFLMSIGLINRRFSVQKNIFQYDLPEDIAYGNSVNLIAGGLSRNKEVNPYMGVSASYGSFTKLGYFTLKAQFGRFFNEDTQNRESFRIDGTYFTNLMDWKFAKVRHFFSPTLALGNPQHNYSYKDRINLSSPDEFPVYNADYIGTKKMVLRYQLQMFINKTWKNFHFSPYLTMAVGWLGMPNEKLLGTRANTKIGVGVLINNPFLVFNRIQVSFTYYPRVPFDNNSVFDFNSNRNNLLPMNSFATEVPHFVNFGN